In Leptotrichia sp. oral taxon 221, the DNA window TCCATTTTGATTCCTATTTAAAATTAACAAAATCGGACAATTACCTAAAATTCTATCAATAAAGGTTCTATTTTCAGAATAATAATTTTTATTTGAAAAATGTATCTCAATATCTTCTGTAGTTAACTTTTCTCCTAAAATTTCCTCAATAAATTTTTTTGCCATATTTTTTAAAGCCACCTTACTGCTATTATTTGTAGTCTCAACATTTAACCATTTTATCATCCAATATAAAAAAATATCGGTATCAAACTCAGCGTTATAAAAAGCATCATTTTTAACTAATTTTACATTACTCATTTTCCCCATCTCCTCAACTTTATTTTTGTTATCTAATTATACTTTTTATATGAGACATATTTTGTCCCTTTAGAATAAAAATTTATTTTTTTAAAATTTTATAACTACAATATCAAATGCAACATTCTTTTTATCTTGACAACAATAATTTTCGAGATACAATTATATCAGAAAGAGAAAAAAATAATTAATATTTCTATAATAAAAGGAAGTGACTTGTTATGGTAAACCGTATCATTTTAAATGAAGTATCTTATCATGGATTTGGAGCAATTGAATCTATTCCAGGTGAAGTGGAAAAAAATAAATTCAAAAAAGCTTTTATTTGTACAGATCCTGGATTAATTAAAGCTGGAGCAGCTAAAAAAATTACTGATATACTTGATAAAGCTAATTTGAAATATTTAATATTTTCTGATGTTCAACAAAATCCTACGATTGAAAATGTAAAAGCTGGAGTTGAAAAATTTAAAGAAAGTGGTGCAGATTATATTATTGCAATTGGTGGAGGTTCTGCTATGGATTGTGCCAAAGCTGTAGCAATTATTATAAATAATCCTGAATTTTCTGATGTTCGAAGTCTTGAAGGAGTTGCAGATACAAAAAATAAATGCGTTCCAATAATCGCAGTTGCAACTACAGCTGGAACAGCTGCCGAAGTTACAATAAATTATGTTATAACTGATGTTGAAAAAAATAGAAAATTTGTCTGTGTTGACCCACACGATATGCCAATAGTTGCGATAGTTGATCCAGGAATGATGATGACAATGCCAAAAGAATTGACAGCTGCAACTGGACTTGATGCACTAACTCATGCAATCGAAGGATTTACAACAAAAGCTGCTTGGGAAATGACTGACATGTTCCATTTAAAAGCAATTGAATTAATAGCAAAATATTTGAGAAAAGCTGTGGAAAATGACGAAGAAGCTAAAGAAAAAATGGCTCTTGCCTCATATTTAGCAGGAATGGGATTCTCAAATGTAGGACTTGGAATTGTACACTCAATGGCTCATCCTCTAGGAGCATTTTACGGAACTCCGCACGGTGTTGCAAACGCTATAATTTTACCAACTGTAATGGAATACAATGCTGAATATACAGGGGAAAAATTTAGAGAAATAGCAAAAGCTTTTGGAATAAAACATACTAAAAAAATGGCTCCCGAAGAATATAGAAAAGCAGCAGTAGAGGCTGTAAGACAATTGGCACATGACGTAAATATTCCTGAAAATTTAAAGGGAATAATGGATATAAAAGATTTAGATTTTATCGCTGAATCAGCTTTGAATGATGTTTGTACTGGCGGAAATCCACGAGATACAAACTTGGAAGAAATAAAAAAACTTTATAAAAAATTGTTGTAATTTACAAAAAAACTCCATTCGTTTTAGAGTGGAGTTTTCTATTAATTTTAATTTCTAAATTTGAATATTTAATTTTCTTAAAATTCAAGTTTATTTAATAAATTCTAAAAATTCTTTTACTTGTTTTTTCAATATTTCTTTATGATATTCCTGTTTCCTCCCATTGCAATTCCTCAATTGTGATTTATAACATTGTAAGTGAAAATTCATTTAAACCTTGAATTTTTTCCCATTTTACTATACAATATTCTGAAGTATTCAAAACTAATTTTTTAAATTTTATTTCAAAATAAACAGAAAGGAAAAATATGAAACAATATGTTGTAGATGCCTTTGCAGACACTGTTTTCAAAGGGAATCCTGCTGCTGTGTGTATTATGGATTCTTGGATAGATGACGACTTGATGCTTTCGATTACTAGAGAGAATAATTTGTCAGAGACGGCTTTTGCTGTGAAGGAAAATAAAAAATATAGATTGCGTTGGTTCACGCCTGGCGGAGAAATCGACCTTTGTGGACATGCTACTTTGGCTACAGCTTTTGTGATAACTAATTTTTATGAAAAAAATATTGATAAAATCGTGTTTGACACATTGAGTGGCGATTTAACTGTTCATAAAAAAGGAGAATTATTTGAATTGAATTTTCCTTCTTACGACTTAAAATCTGTTGAAATTACGGAAGAAATAATTGATGCGATTGGAGTTAAACCACTAGAAGTCTTTATTGACAGGGATTTAGTTTGTGTTTTAGAAAATTCGGAACTTGTGGAAAAGTTTGAGCCAAATTTGGAAAAAATTAAATTGCTTGATGGACTTCTTTTACACATTACGGCTAAAGCTGATGAAAACTCAGAATTTGATTGTATTTCTCGTTCCTTTGCACCAAAATTGGATGTTGCCGAAGATCCTGTTTGTGGCTCTGGACATTGTCATCTTGTACCACTTTGGTCAGATAAATTGGGAAAAAATGAAATTGTCGCATTTCAAGCTTCCAAACGGACAGGAATTCTTTATTGCAAATTAGATAGAGAAAAAAATCGAGTTTCATTGAGTGGAAAAGCTGTATTATTTGCAGTTTCAGAAATTTTTATTTAAAAAATTAACGACGTCTTTTTACTTTTTTTGTGACAGACAAAAAAGAAAAATTATTTTAGGAGGAAAAAATTTATGACATCAACAAAAAAAGTTAATTTTCATTCTTTTTTTCAAAATAATATAAATAGAATGATATTTTTAATGTTTTTTTGTGTATTTTTATACAATCTTGGACATCCAGCCACGCCAGCATTAATCGAACTTAGAAACTGGAAAAAGAGTATTTCTGGAGTTTTATTAGCTCTTATGAGTTGCTCGATGTTCATTTCATCACCATATTTGGGATCTTTAGCTGATCACGTTGGAATGAAAAAAATCTTTAAATTTATGCCATTAATTTATGGTTCAGCACAGTTAATCTTTGGATTCTCACCGTATTTATCATTTATTTATTTAGCACGAATTATATCAGGATTCGCTTCTGGAGGAACTTATGCAGTCGCATTCGGATATGTTAGCCAAATTTCTTCAAAAGAAGAAAAAGCTAAAAACATCGCAAAAGTAAGTTCTGCCGCTATTATCGGTGGTGCAATCGGTCAAAAAGTTGGAGGATTAGTCGCATTAATTGATCCGCGATATTCATTTGGATTACAGTTCATTTGTGGAATTATCGCATTTTTACTAATTTTTATTATAATGAAAGAGATTAAAAGCGATAAATTTGAAGAAAATTCAACTGGAAAAACAAACGAGAAAAAAAATCTAAATCCTTTTTCAACATTTACTTATATCAAGGAATTAGATCCCTTCTCTAAATTTTTCTGCTTTATAATTTTTCTAACAGGAATTGGAATTTACACTTTTGGAAGCTCTATAAACTACTTTTTAAAATTTTATGTAAAAGTTTCTTCAAATACAATCGGAACATTTGTAATGTTTTCATCGCTTACTGCCTTTTTTGGAACAAGTGTTTTATTAAGTTTTTTATTAAAAAAATACAAAGAACTTTTACTTTACAAAGCATTACTTTTTATCGGAATCATGCTAATGGGAATTATTTTATTCAGATTAAATTCGCACGGATTAAATTTAACGCTCCCATCATACATTTTAATGGCTTTGTACACAATGACTTACGAAATCGTAAAATCACTTGGAAATACAATTATTGCAAAAAATTACAAATATGAGCAAGGTAAAATTTTAGGTGTTGCTTCAGCTGTGAGCTTTTTAGGAAATGCTGTTGGATCACTTTTATCAGGCTACATTTTATCAATTAATAGCTTTTTACCATTTATCGTAAACATTGTTGTAATTTCAATTGTCTTAATTTTACTAATTATTTTCCATCCAAAAATGAGATTAGCCTAAATTGGTTAATCTCATTTTTTCTATTTTTTCTTTTTTCCAATAACGTAATAAGCAAATCCAATAAATGATCCACCTACAATATTTCCTAACGTTACAAACAACAAGTTATACGCAAATCCTGATAAAGTAACTTTTGTCCCATCAATCAAAGCTCCAATTGTTAAAAGTGTCATATTAGCCACGCTATGCTCAAATCCTGCTGTGATAAACACAAATAGACACCAGAAAACCATAATTAATTTTGCAGTTTCTTCTTTTAATTTTATTCCAGCAAGTACTGCTAAACATACAAGGAAATTACACAAAATCCCTCTAAAAAATAACTGTCCAGCTGGTGCTGTAATTTTACTAACACTTCCTTTTACAATTGCTGCTGCTATTGGTTGAGAAGCAACTCCCGAATAAAAGAACAAAGCTCCACCAATAATCGAACCAATTAAATTCCCAATATACGAACTTACCCACATTTCAATTAAATCTTTTCCAGTTATTGCTTTATTCAAAAAACCTGCCATTCCAACCATATTATTCCCTGTAAATAACTCTGTTCCTAAAGCCACTACCAAACTCAATGCTACAGGAAATGCTACTCCCATTACTATTTTACTAGCTGGATTCCCTGCCATAAGACCTGCTATCACAAAAATAAGCATAATTCCAAATCCTATAAACAGTCCAGCCAATCCTGCTGACATCAAATATTTTAATCTACTTTCACGCAACAACTCAATTTTCTTTTTCGCTGCTCCTGAAATACTCGCTAATGTATCCTCGTGCATAATCTCTCTCCTTTAATAAAATTATTTTTTTCACTAAATTGAGTAAAAACTAATTTATAATTATTACATACTTTTAAAAATTTGTAAATTATTTTTTTTCATTTGCTCACAGAATAATTTGGTTATCTAAATATAATTTCCGACTTTTTCTTAATTTAAAAATCCTACAACTAAA includes these proteins:
- a CDS encoding MFS transporter produces the protein MTSTKKVNFHSFFQNNINRMIFLMFFCVFLYNLGHPATPALIELRNWKKSISGVLLALMSCSMFISSPYLGSLADHVGMKKIFKFMPLIYGSAQLIFGFSPYLSFIYLARIISGFASGGTYAVAFGYVSQISSKEEKAKNIAKVSSAAIIGGAIGQKVGGLVALIDPRYSFGLQFICGIIAFLLIFIIMKEIKSDKFEENSTGKTNEKKNLNPFSTFTYIKELDPFSKFFCFIIFLTGIGIYTFGSSINYFLKFYVKVSSNTIGTFVMFSSLTAFFGTSVLLSFLLKKYKELLLYKALLFIGIMLMGIILFRLNSHGLNLTLPSYILMALYTMTYEIVKSLGNTIIAKNYKYEQGKILGVASAVSFLGNAVGSLLSGYILSINSFLPFIVNIVVISIVLILLIIFHPKMRLA
- a CDS encoding PhzF family phenazine biosynthesis protein produces the protein MKQYVVDAFADTVFKGNPAAVCIMDSWIDDDLMLSITRENNLSETAFAVKENKKYRLRWFTPGGEIDLCGHATLATAFVITNFYEKNIDKIVFDTLSGDLTVHKKGELFELNFPSYDLKSVEITEEIIDAIGVKPLEVFIDRDLVCVLENSELVEKFEPNLEKIKLLDGLLLHITAKADENSEFDCISRSFAPKLDVAEDPVCGSGHCHLVPLWSDKLGKNEIVAFQASKRTGILYCKLDREKNRVSLSGKAVLFAVSEIFI
- a CDS encoding formate/nitrite transporter family protein; translation: MHEDTLASISGAAKKKIELLRESRLKYLMSAGLAGLFIGFGIMLIFVIAGLMAGNPASKIVMGVAFPVALSLVVALGTELFTGNNMVGMAGFLNKAITGKDLIEMWVSSYIGNLIGSIIGGALFFYSGVASQPIAAAIVKGSVSKITAPAGQLFFRGILCNFLVCLAVLAGIKLKEETAKLIMVFWCLFVFITAGFEHSVANMTLLTIGALIDGTKVTLSGFAYNLLFVTLGNIVGGSFIGFAYYVIGKKKK
- the fucO gene encoding lactaldehyde reductase, with the protein product MVNRIILNEVSYHGFGAIESIPGEVEKNKFKKAFICTDPGLIKAGAAKKITDILDKANLKYLIFSDVQQNPTIENVKAGVEKFKESGADYIIAIGGGSAMDCAKAVAIIINNPEFSDVRSLEGVADTKNKCVPIIAVATTAGTAAEVTINYVITDVEKNRKFVCVDPHDMPIVAIVDPGMMMTMPKELTAATGLDALTHAIEGFTTKAAWEMTDMFHLKAIELIAKYLRKAVENDEEAKEKMALASYLAGMGFSNVGLGIVHSMAHPLGAFYGTPHGVANAIILPTVMEYNAEYTGEKFREIAKAFGIKHTKKMAPEEYRKAAVEAVRQLAHDVNIPENLKGIMDIKDLDFIAESALNDVCTGGNPRDTNLEEIKKLYKKLL